In the Grimontia kaedaensis genome, one interval contains:
- a CDS encoding MarR family winged helix-turn-helix transcriptional regulator, with translation MIPQSMLWLRVKIVVDSVENQIAKELQREHGLGLTDYRALTLLSESENSELRMQELAKLLGLNQSSVTRLVERLEKGGFTIRDICPKDKRGVYTVLTGRGRDIQERVGKHFTEYLNNALDTVASDSDNKIVVDCLKNITKDK, from the coding sequence ATGATACCGCAAAGCATGTTGTGGCTAAGGGTTAAAATAGTTGTCGACAGCGTTGAAAACCAAATAGCGAAAGAGCTGCAAAGAGAGCACGGCCTCGGCTTGACTGATTACCGAGCATTGACGTTGCTCTCTGAATCTGAAAACTCTGAATTAAGAATGCAGGAGTTGGCCAAACTGCTCGGACTAAACCAAAGCTCGGTCACTCGTCTTGTCGAAAGGCTGGAAAAGGGCGGCTTTACCATCCGAGATATCTGCCCGAAAGACAAACGTGGTGTGTATACCGTTCTTACAGGTAGAGGCCGAGATATTCAAGAGAGGGTCGGAAAACACTTCACTGAGTATTTAAACAATGCACTCGATACTGTTGCCTCTGATAGCGACAATAAGATCGTAGTGGATTGTTTAAAAAACATCACAAAAGATAAATAA
- a CDS encoding MBL fold metallo-hydrolase has protein sequence MKFGLLMVTSLALIACGTQPSYNSEANYQAGKFYNPEQQPNKVGLFGAINSIYFNSSEYPLPSEPLPVKPVLLSIMEASTEPSMVKLGHSSVLLRLDEQYILFDPMFSDRASPVSWAGPKRYTPPALSLDALPQLDAIVISHNHFDHLDERTIKALIQRTKHFYVPLGIKPLMVQWGVPEEKVTELGWWQEAQHENTLIVATPSQHFSGRSLTDRNETLWASWVILHEDLRLYFSGDSGYFSGFKDIGDKYGPFDVTLMENGAYNSLWQFVHLFPEQTVQAHLDLQGHYLIPIHNATFNLSNHAWFEPLEKIEQEARSHQVELVTPMFGEVMTLSTMNEFTQRWWKAYLPGTSSAR, from the coding sequence ATGAAGTTTGGCTTGTTGATGGTAACTAGTCTTGCCCTAATAGCCTGCGGCACTCAGCCAAGCTATAACTCCGAAGCAAATTACCAAGCTGGCAAGTTCTACAACCCAGAGCAACAACCTAACAAGGTTGGCTTGTTTGGTGCGATCAATTCCATCTACTTCAATAGCAGTGAGTACCCTCTTCCTTCTGAGCCTCTGCCCGTTAAGCCTGTATTATTAAGCATCATGGAGGCAAGCACTGAACCTTCGATGGTGAAGTTGGGCCACTCCAGCGTCTTACTTCGTCTTGATGAACAGTATATTTTGTTTGACCCAATGTTTTCTGATCGCGCTTCACCTGTGAGCTGGGCCGGGCCTAAACGTTATACCCCGCCAGCACTCTCTCTAGACGCTCTTCCACAGCTCGATGCGATAGTGATCTCACACAACCATTTTGACCATCTGGATGAGCGGACTATAAAGGCTTTGATTCAACGTACAAAACATTTCTATGTACCTCTTGGCATTAAACCTTTAATGGTTCAGTGGGGCGTACCTGAGGAAAAAGTAACCGAACTCGGTTGGTGGCAAGAAGCGCAACATGAAAATACTCTTATCGTCGCTACGCCATCACAACATTTTTCTGGCCGCTCGCTCACGGATAGAAACGAAACACTGTGGGCATCTTGGGTGATTCTACATGAAGACTTACGCTTATATTTTAGCGGCGACTCTGGCTACTTTTCGGGTTTTAAAGACATTGGCGACAAATACGGCCCTTTTGATGTGACGTTAATGGAAAACGGTGCTTACAACAGTTTATGGCAGTTTGTACACTTGTTCCCAGAACAGACTGTGCAAGCCCATCTTGATCTTCAGGGGCATTATTTAATTCCAATACACAACGCTACATTTAATTTAAGTAACCATGCCTGGTTTGAACCACTCGAGAAGATAGAACAAGAGGCACGATCTCATCAGGTAGAGCTTGTCACCCCCATGTTCGGCGAAGTGATGACACTAAGTACGATGAATGAATTTACACAGCGTTGGTGGAAAGCATATCTGCCGGGCACTTCATCTGCGCGGTAA
- the tesB gene encoding acyl-CoA thioesterase II — MSTKLEELLALLKLEQIEEGLYRGQSENLGLPQVYGGQVIGQALSAAKGTVESDRFVHSFHSYFLRPGDPEKPIVYDVENLRDGQSFSTRRVKAVQYGKPIFYLTASYHKNEPGYEHQFTMPQVPGPEGLMSEKQLVESIAQHLPKKVIETFGGDRPIEVRPAVVVNPLAPEKQEAKQYLWIRTNGKMVDDPRVHQYLLAYASDWGFLVTALQPHGVTLMTPGLKVATIDHAMWFHREFRMDEWLLFAIDSPSASGSRGLVRGEIYNLKGELVASAVQEGLMRKSPKA, encoded by the coding sequence ATGAGTACGAAATTGGAAGAACTGCTGGCTTTGCTTAAGCTAGAGCAGATTGAAGAAGGGCTGTATCGTGGACAGAGCGAGAACCTTGGCCTGCCTCAGGTTTACGGTGGTCAGGTGATTGGTCAGGCACTTTCCGCCGCCAAAGGCACTGTCGAGAGCGACCGTTTTGTGCATTCCTTCCACAGCTATTTCCTTCGCCCCGGCGACCCAGAAAAGCCTATCGTTTATGACGTAGAAAATTTGCGTGATGGTCAAAGCTTCAGCACCCGCCGCGTGAAAGCCGTGCAGTACGGAAAGCCCATTTTCTACCTGACGGCCTCTTATCATAAGAATGAACCAGGTTATGAGCACCAGTTCACTATGCCACAGGTTCCGGGGCCGGAAGGCTTGATGTCAGAAAAACAACTGGTTGAATCAATCGCCCAGCACCTACCGAAAAAAGTGATTGAAACATTTGGTGGCGACCGCCCGATTGAAGTTCGTCCCGCTGTAGTAGTGAACCCTCTCGCCCCTGAAAAACAGGAAGCCAAGCAATACCTTTGGATCCGCACCAATGGCAAGATGGTCGACGACCCGCGCGTTCACCAGTATCTGCTGGCATACGCTTCGGACTGGGGCTTCTTAGTCACCGCATTGCAGCCTCATGGCGTGACCCTAATGACTCCAGGGCTGAAAGTCGCCACCATCGACCATGCGATGTGGTTCCACCGCGAATTTCGTATGGATGAGTGGCTGCTATTCGCGATTGATAGCCCATCAGCCAGCGGTTCACGCGGTTTGGTGCGTGGTGAAATTTATAACCTGAAAGGTGAGCTGGTCGCTTCTGCAGTTCAGGAAGGCTTAATGCGGAAAAGTCCGAAGGCTTAA
- a CDS encoding DMT family transporter, producing MTSTTKKSSNTHAWLMLILAGIFEIGYALSVGGSEAFTVLSWSISAVIFFLLTLYCLSVSLKTIDVGIGYAVWAGIGAIGASIFGAFVFDQMLTLMQAFWLAVIILGVIWLKLSSSEKLQETEHKLATR from the coding sequence ATGACTTCTACAACTAAGAAATCCAGCAATACTCATGCATGGCTAATGCTCATTCTGGCAGGGATTTTTGAAATAGGTTATGCGCTCAGTGTGGGCGGTAGTGAAGCGTTTACTGTTCTCAGTTGGTCTATTTCAGCAGTGATTTTCTTCCTCTTAACCCTTTACTGCCTGAGTGTGAGCCTTAAAACCATTGATGTTGGTATCGGTTACGCTGTTTGGGCCGGGATTGGAGCAATTGGTGCATCTATATTTGGTGCGTTTGTTTTCGATCAGATGCTAACCCTCATGCAGGCTTTCTGGCTTGCCGTGATTATCCTTGGGGTGATTTGGCTAAAATTATCCAGCAGTGAAAAGTTGCAAGAAACTGAACACAAACTGGCTACTCGGTAA
- a CDS encoding rhodanese-related sulfurtransferase, with translation MNQYVVCALYKFVRLEDYVELREPLKALMEENEIRGTLLLANEGINGTVASTRQGIDTLLAWLKKDPRLADTVYKESFDENQPFNRTKVKLKKEIVTLGVEGIDPRHVVGTYVKPEDWNDLISDPEVFVVDTRNDYEIEIGTFKNAVNPKTDTFREFPEYVAQNMDPAKHKKVAMFCTGGIRCEKSTAYMKEQGFDEVYHLEGGILKYLEEVPQEESLWEGDCYVFDGRVAVNHQLEKSGYAMCNACRLPITEEDMQSEAFEQGVSCPKCIDKHTDEQKARFREREKQVQLSRARGEIHVGGEADQIITQRRNEKLAKKAEQRKAK, from the coding sequence ATGAATCAATACGTTGTATGCGCACTCTATAAATTTGTGCGCCTTGAAGATTATGTGGAACTCCGTGAGCCGTTGAAGGCGCTTATGGAGGAGAATGAAATTCGCGGCACCTTGCTGCTGGCAAACGAAGGGATTAACGGCACCGTCGCCTCCACGCGTCAAGGTATCGATACCCTGTTAGCTTGGCTTAAGAAAGACCCTCGCCTTGCTGATACGGTCTACAAAGAATCATTCGACGAAAACCAGCCATTCAACCGCACTAAAGTGAAACTCAAGAAAGAGATCGTCACCTTGGGTGTGGAAGGCATCGACCCACGTCATGTGGTCGGCACCTATGTGAAACCTGAAGATTGGAACGATCTGATTTCTGACCCGGAAGTGTTTGTCGTGGATACCCGCAACGATTACGAAATCGAAATCGGCACCTTCAAGAATGCAGTTAACCCAAAAACCGACACCTTCCGCGAGTTTCCGGAATACGTCGCCCAAAATATGGACCCAGCCAAACACAAGAAAGTGGCTATGTTCTGTACAGGCGGAATTCGCTGTGAAAAATCAACTGCCTATATGAAAGAGCAAGGCTTTGATGAGGTTTACCACCTGGAAGGCGGCATACTGAAATACCTGGAAGAAGTGCCGCAGGAAGAGAGCCTTTGGGAAGGCGATTGCTATGTATTTGATGGCCGTGTGGCAGTAAACCATCAGCTTGAAAAGAGCGGTTACGCCATGTGTAACGCCTGCCGTTTGCCTATCACTGAAGAAGACATGCAGTCTGAAGCGTTCGAGCAAGGCGTCAGCTGCCCTAAGTGCATCGACAAACACACCGACGAGCAAAAAGCCCGTTTCCGTGAACGTGAAAAGCAAGTGCAGCTCTCAAGGGCGCGCGGCGAAATTCATGTTGGTGGCGAAGCTGACCAAATCATTACTCAGCGCAGAAATGAAAAGCTGGCGAAGAAGGCAGAGCAGCGAAAAGCAAAGTAA
- a CDS encoding porin has product MKNAALTSAMLIALASTSSFAATVYDSEGTSLKVGGRAEARFNVSDNNESDTNSSFEDKSRARFNLKGKTEISDDFYGFGKYEAEFSGSDSLKNRYFFAGFGTSAGEFSYGKQDSAQVQLTDITDVMATFGGDAADLVSGNKDKRENNFLYAGEFDALSIQANYISADEKDADSYGISALYGFGVVSLGAGYVSQDAGTESDDQINLAAEYSQNGLTLGALYTAGSKGNQDYTGYELAAQYKATKKLKLVAVYNFGEYDNTNTEEANNFAAEAVYKFNGNFRAYAGYKFEGLDGQDDELQAGMRYDF; this is encoded by the coding sequence ATGAAAAACGCAGCGTTAACCTCTGCAATGCTTATCGCACTGGCTTCAACTTCTTCTTTCGCGGCGACGGTATACGACAGCGAAGGAACATCCCTGAAAGTCGGTGGCCGTGCTGAAGCGCGTTTCAACGTGTCTGACAATAACGAGAGCGATACGAATAGCTCTTTTGAGGACAAATCCCGCGCGCGCTTCAACTTGAAAGGCAAAACAGAAATCTCTGATGACTTCTACGGTTTCGGTAAATACGAAGCAGAATTCAGTGGCAGCGACAGCCTGAAAAACCGCTATTTCTTTGCCGGTTTCGGTACGTCTGCCGGCGAGTTTTCTTACGGTAAGCAAGACTCTGCGCAGGTTCAGCTGACTGACATTACCGACGTGATGGCAACCTTTGGTGGCGATGCGGCAGACTTGGTTTCAGGTAACAAAGATAAGCGTGAGAACAACTTCCTATACGCAGGCGAGTTCGATGCATTGTCTATTCAAGCCAACTACATTTCAGCCGACGAGAAAGACGCCGACAGCTACGGTATCTCAGCCCTGTATGGTTTTGGTGTAGTGAGTCTGGGCGCGGGTTATGTTTCTCAAGATGCGGGTACAGAGAGTGATGACCAAATCAACTTGGCAGCCGAATACTCACAAAACGGCCTCACGCTGGGCGCACTGTACACAGCGGGTTCAAAAGGCAACCAAGACTACACTGGTTACGAATTAGCGGCACAATACAAAGCGACCAAGAAGCTGAAGCTAGTGGCGGTATATAACTTTGGTGAGTACGACAACACCAATACCGAAGAAGCAAACAACTTTGCTGCTGAAGCGGTTTACAAATTCAACGGCAACTTCCGCGCTTACGCAGGCTACAAATTCGAAGGCCTTGATGGTCAAGATGACGAGCTGCAAGCTGGTATGCGCTACGATTTCTAA
- a CDS encoding VOC family protein — translation MKFRYAIMYVENVEQTLAFYEQAFGLERAFLHASGDYGELNTGDTKLSFSSLELMTSLGKHPSSGNPYSPNFEIAFETDNVAGNLANALKAGAELVQDAEEMPWGQTTAYVRDLNGYLVEICTTVNS, via the coding sequence ATGAAATTTCGATACGCAATTATGTACGTGGAAAATGTTGAACAAACATTGGCCTTCTACGAACAAGCCTTCGGACTGGAACGCGCCTTTCTGCATGCAAGTGGCGATTATGGCGAGCTAAACACAGGCGACACCAAACTCTCTTTTTCATCACTAGAGCTGATGACTTCGCTCGGCAAGCACCCAAGTTCTGGAAACCCGTATTCTCCCAACTTTGAAATTGCCTTTGAAACCGATAATGTAGCAGGAAACCTTGCCAATGCCCTGAAAGCAGGGGCGGAGTTGGTGCAGGATGCTGAAGAAATGCCTTGGGGACAAACCACCGCTTACGTACGCGATTTGAATGGGTATCTGGTAGAGATTTGTACGACAGTAAATAGCTAG
- a CDS encoding alpha/beta fold hydrolase, which produces MKKLNLFDRLNAASLLLVSPEWPKVKAAQKRAQSFENPVVNIPLETRTIAGRKIRLAEAGSVDAPTVVLLSPFPASILNFAGSWESLTTNFRVIAIDLPGFGGSEGDRHDMTPTAQGNHLAAIFDALELNDIHLVAPDVGMASALSYVLDHEHRLTSMVIGHSIGNPNPVELGFMIDMLAKFGFMRATSALLGAGPLIAYSAKIGAVRHQASAVEIDDYKSSYAGRAPEVIHWFKDFYAKSEAIAARLGEIQIPTLVFWGELDVLFKASNAERIHAALPNSKLHVLPEAGHFSWADQPKMFASMIESWVVNEHKQINTSA; this is translated from the coding sequence ATGAAAAAACTGAATCTATTTGATCGGCTCAACGCTGCCTCACTGCTGCTTGTCTCTCCAGAATGGCCTAAAGTGAAAGCAGCTCAAAAGCGAGCGCAATCGTTTGAAAACCCTGTTGTCAATATACCACTGGAGACACGAACTATTGCTGGGCGAAAAATTCGCTTAGCAGAAGCAGGTTCCGTTGACGCACCAACAGTTGTTCTACTCAGCCCATTCCCGGCTAGTATCCTCAATTTTGCAGGTTCTTGGGAATCGCTCACTACCAATTTCAGAGTAATAGCAATAGATTTACCGGGTTTTGGTGGCTCTGAAGGTGATCGACATGACATGACGCCAACCGCACAGGGAAATCACCTTGCTGCAATCTTTGACGCTCTTGAACTGAACGACATTCACCTTGTCGCTCCTGATGTAGGAATGGCCTCTGCCCTTAGTTATGTGCTCGACCACGAACACAGATTAACCAGTATGGTGATAGGCCACAGTATCGGTAATCCCAATCCAGTAGAGCTTGGTTTTATGATCGACATGTTAGCCAAGTTTGGTTTCATGCGAGCCACTAGCGCACTGCTAGGTGCTGGTCCACTGATTGCTTATTCTGCCAAGATTGGAGCTGTGAGGCATCAAGCCAGCGCCGTTGAAATTGATGATTATAAGAGCTCCTATGCTGGTAGGGCGCCTGAAGTCATACATTGGTTTAAAGATTTTTATGCAAAGTCAGAAGCAATTGCGGCGCGCCTAGGTGAAATTCAGATCCCAACATTAGTATTTTGGGGGGAATTAGATGTGCTATTTAAAGCCAGTAATGCAGAACGTATTCATGCAGCACTACCTAATAGTAAACTACATGTTCTCCCCGAAGCCGGTCACTTCTCATGGGCGGATCAACCGAAAATGTTCGCCTCAATGATTGAAAGCTGGGTGGTGAATGAGCACAAACAGATTAATACATCTGCTTGA
- a CDS encoding GNAT family N-acetyltransferase produces the protein MIKRIHQQDEAIQQFVDAAFNTLRATYKPNEKAIASRSENQKDQWELWGYFQGTQCIGYVETRLDNHDLQFRTLAVHHLARRRGIARQLLAAVQHAYPSSKTASLWCVAETGNPAIFEAMGFKTCQRFSSEILVLLSGEPATEVQMRRTA, from the coding sequence TTGATTAAAAGAATTCACCAGCAGGACGAGGCTATTCAGCAATTTGTGGATGCAGCTTTCAATACACTGAGAGCCACTTACAAGCCCAATGAAAAAGCGATAGCGAGCCGCTCAGAAAATCAAAAAGACCAATGGGAGCTTTGGGGCTACTTCCAAGGCACACAATGCATTGGCTATGTTGAAACCCGATTGGATAATCATGACCTCCAGTTCCGCACCCTAGCCGTCCACCACCTCGCCCGTCGCAGAGGCATCGCCAGACAGCTATTGGCCGCGGTCCAACATGCTTATCCTTCGTCTAAAACAGCCTCACTGTGGTGCGTTGCTGAAACGGGAAACCCTGCAATATTTGAAGCTATGGGCTTTAAGACATGCCAACGCTTCTCGTCAGAAATACTGGTTTTGCTATCAGGTGAACCCGCAACAGAAGTGCAAATGCGCCGCACAGCATAG
- a CDS encoding helix-turn-helix domain-containing protein, producing METIIDIWTSNPTEKGTAYVVPDGCRDVIVTETEGVQQVHVSPLFDATIAVDIGPNAKMTGYRLAPGTCVDESQLMAAIGKDSHDLFDKIAAFSRRFSNVDEALFSLGERVGSVADIARSLGVSERTLQRHLLKHSGKSPLFWQQLARVRQSARAIAEGAPLIDTAFEFGYADQAHFSREIKRWFGVTPSELLVRKDLTVQLYMPGYDTQVV from the coding sequence ATGGAAACCATCATCGATATCTGGACATCTAATCCGACAGAAAAAGGGACTGCCTATGTGGTGCCTGACGGCTGCCGTGATGTGATTGTGACAGAAACCGAGGGTGTGCAGCAGGTGCATGTCTCCCCGCTGTTTGATGCCACTATTGCCGTTGATATAGGGCCAAACGCAAAAATGACTGGTTATCGCTTAGCACCGGGAACATGTGTGGACGAAAGCCAGTTAATGGCCGCCATTGGAAAAGACAGCCATGATCTTTTCGATAAGATTGCTGCCTTTTCACGTCGCTTTAGCAATGTCGATGAAGCGCTTTTCAGCCTAGGCGAGCGGGTGGGCTCTGTGGCTGATATTGCGCGTTCGCTTGGTGTCAGTGAGCGAACCTTGCAAAGGCACCTTCTCAAACATAGCGGTAAATCACCTCTATTCTGGCAGCAATTGGCAAGGGTAAGACAAAGTGCCCGTGCCATTGCCGAGGGTGCACCCTTGATTGATACTGCCTTTGAATTTGGCTACGCCGATCAGGCGCACTTCAGCCGCGAAATTAAACGCTGGTTCGGCGTGACGCCCAGTGAGCTGCTAGTCAGAAAAGATCTTACCGTACAGCTTTACATGCCAGGTTATGACACCCAAGTGGTCTAA
- a CDS encoding tetratricopeptide repeat protein → MKKVHFWMIFLLVAGCTSRESHYTDSPLLEVFERSWNAPNTEKTIAQLRSASNKGDAESQYLLGWSYDEGQGVKQSASEAVKYYKMSADQGYAPAQNNLGWMYQNGNGVKQNFEEAVKYYRLAALQGFALPQFNLGWMYEKGQGVEQSYDKALTYYRLSAKQNFARAQYSLANLYKSGSGVEQSYEKAVTY, encoded by the coding sequence ATGAAGAAAGTACACTTTTGGATGATATTCCTTTTGGTAGCTGGCTGTACCTCAAGAGAGAGCCACTATACAGACTCCCCACTTTTAGAGGTATTTGAGAGGTCATGGAATGCACCAAATACTGAAAAAACCATTGCTCAGCTAAGATCGGCTTCAAATAAAGGAGATGCTGAAAGCCAATATCTACTTGGATGGTCATACGACGAAGGGCAAGGTGTAAAACAAAGTGCCAGTGAGGCAGTGAAATATTACAAAATGTCAGCAGATCAAGGTTATGCTCCTGCTCAAAATAATCTTGGTTGGATGTACCAGAATGGCAATGGGGTAAAACAAAATTTTGAAGAGGCGGTTAAATATTATCGTTTAGCGGCTTTGCAGGGCTTTGCACTACCTCAATTCAACCTTGGCTGGATGTATGAAAAGGGACAGGGCGTTGAGCAAAGCTATGATAAGGCTTTGACGTACTACCGTTTGTCAGCGAAACAAAACTTTGCTAGAGCGCAATATAGCTTGGCTAATTTGTATAAATCTGGTTCTGGTGTTGAGCAAAGCTACGAGAAAGCGGTGACGTACTAA
- a CDS encoding DMT family transporter — translation MLSWLYLGTAVIFEVAVAISAGNAKGFTRPGWTAATLISGAIATFFLSLALLDFDVGVGYSIWTSTAGVGIVILGAMFFNERLNAKKLLGIALVIGGVIGLRMSGAA, via the coding sequence ATGTTAAGTTGGTTATATCTAGGAACTGCCGTCATCTTCGAGGTTGCTGTAGCTATTTCTGCAGGTAATGCGAAAGGTTTTACACGTCCAGGATGGACGGCTGCAACCTTAATAAGTGGTGCAATCGCAACATTCTTTTTAAGCCTTGCCTTACTCGATTTTGATGTGGGTGTTGGTTATTCAATTTGGACATCCACCGCAGGCGTGGGGATCGTTATTTTAGGCGCAATGTTTTTCAACGAACGACTCAACGCTAAAAAGCTACTTGGTATTGCACTCGTTATTGGCGGTGTGATTGGGCTGCGCATGAGCGGCGCTGCGTAA
- a CDS encoding SEL1-like repeat protein, whose translation MAADQGYVFAQTQLGWMYQKGLGVPQNDQIAVEYYHTAAKKGHTRAQTNLGWMYEDGKGVTQSNTKAMEYYRLAAEQGYARAQTNLGWMHEDGKGVTHSNTKALEYYRLAAEQGYARAQTNLGWMYEDGKGVTQSNTKALEYYRLAAEQGYARAQTKLGRIYEDGKGVTQSNTKALEYYRLAAEQGYARAQTNLGWMYEDGKGVTQSDTKAVEYYRLAAEQGYARAQTNLGWMYEEGKGVTQSNTKALEYYRLAAEQGYARAQTNLGWMYEEGKGVTQSDTKALEYYRLAVEQGYARAQTKLAWLYRNGLVVTQDYEKALEYYKMAADQGYKNAQANLGWMYSEGLGERRSYKTYQKAIKYFELAAEQGDSFSQVSLGVLYDMGYGTPQNKEKAVRYYRMSAERGNLRAQSKLGWAYKRGKGVEQSDLKSYMWFYIRHYNQSPDEEFEANTRLNSVQIKEAKWMALKCISSNYSDCD comes from the coding sequence TTGGCCGCTGACCAAGGTTATGTATTTGCTCAAACCCAGCTTGGCTGGATGTATCAAAAAGGCTTGGGAGTGCCACAAAATGATCAAATTGCCGTTGAGTATTATCACACAGCAGCAAAAAAAGGTCATACCAGAGCTCAAACCAACCTTGGCTGGATGTATGAAGATGGAAAAGGTGTCACTCAGAGTAATACAAAAGCTATGGAGTATTATCGCTTAGCTGCGGAACAAGGATACGCTCGTGCGCAAACCAACCTTGGCTGGATGCATGAAGATGGGAAAGGTGTTACTCATAGTAATACAAAGGCTTTGGAGTATTATCGCTTAGCTGCGGAACAAGGATACGCTCGTGCGCAAACCAACCTTGGCTGGATGTATGAAGATGGGAAAGGTGTTACTCAGAGTAATACAAAGGCTTTGGAGTATTATCGCTTAGCTGCGGAACAAGGATACGCTCGTGCGCAAACCAAGCTTGGCCGGATTTACGAAGATGGGAAAGGTGTTACTCAGAGTAATACAAAAGCTTTGGAGTATTATCGCTTGGCTGCGGAACAAGGATACGCTCGTGCGCAAACCAACCTTGGCTGGATGTATGAAGATGGGAAAGGTGTCACTCAAAGTGATACAAAAGCCGTGGAGTATTATCGCTTGGCTGCGGAGCAAGGATACGCCCGTGCGCAAACCAACCTTGGCTGGATGTATGAAGAAGGGAAAGGTGTTACTCAGAGTAATACAAAGGCTTTGGAGTATTATCGCTTAGCTGCGGAACAAGGATACGCCCGTGCGCAAACCAACCTTGGCTGGATGTATGAAGAGGGGAAAGGTGTCACTCAGAGTGATACAAAAGCTTTGGAGTATTATCGCTTAGCTGTGGAACAAGGATACGCTCGTGCGCAAACCAAACTTGCTTGGCTTTACCGAAATGGATTGGTTGTAACTCAAGATTATGAGAAGGCGCTAGAGTATTACAAAATGGCAGCAGACCAAGGTTACAAAAATGCTCAAGCTAACCTTGGATGGATGTATTCAGAGGGACTAGGCGAACGTCGAAGTTATAAAACGTATCAAAAAGCAATTAAATACTTTGAGCTAGCTGCGGAACAAGGAGACAGCTTCTCTCAGGTTAGTCTTGGCGTTTTGTACGATATGGGATATGGCACCCCTCAAAATAAAGAGAAGGCTGTTAGATATTATCGCATGTCTGCGGAACGTGGAAATTTGCGTGCGCAATCTAAGCTTGGGTGGGCGTATAAAAGGGGCAAAGGAGTAGAGCAGAGCGATCTAAAATCTTACATGTGGTTTTACATTCGTCACTACAACCAATCCCCAGATGAAGAGTTCGAGGCGAATACCCGTTTGAATTCGGTTCAAATAAAAGAGGCTAAATGGATGGCTTTGAAATGCATCAGTTCAAATTATTCTGACTGTGATTAG
- a CDS encoding MGMT family protein — protein sequence MPNFDDQIYAVLIQIPSGKVTTYGDVAKLAGFPRHARHVGKLLGSLPKDSKLPWFRVINSSGMISLKGESFIRQREKLLDDGVEVKESGAVSLRRFRWDGEPA from the coding sequence ATGCCCAATTTTGATGACCAAATCTATGCAGTACTTATCCAAATCCCCTCAGGAAAAGTAACAACTTACGGTGATGTCGCAAAATTAGCAGGGTTTCCCCGTCACGCACGCCATGTCGGCAAGCTTCTTGGCTCACTGCCGAAGGATTCCAAGCTCCCTTGGTTTAGGGTGATCAACTCCAGTGGGATGATCTCACTGAAGGGAGAGAGCTTTATAAGACAACGTGAGAAGCTGTTGGATGATGGGGTAGAAGTTAAAGAAAGCGGCGCAGTGTCATTGCGCCGTTTCAGGTGGGATGGAGAACCCGCTTAG
- a CDS encoding YbaY family lipoprotein, translating into MKKAFFGFFAALMALAFTACTDIIKDPDMATVTGEVFYLQRIALPDNAKLTVTLADVSLADAPMDVISSQSYMTEGRQVPLPFSLTYSPSEIKPGHTYNVSARIEVDGELIFISDAATHVINDPAKTQNVEVQVVSAVR; encoded by the coding sequence ATGAAGAAGGCCTTTTTTGGATTTTTTGCTGCGTTGATGGCGTTAGCGTTTACCGCATGCACTGACATTATAAAGGACCCGGACATGGCAACAGTAACTGGCGAAGTCTTTTACCTTCAGCGTATTGCACTGCCGGATAACGCAAAACTCACGGTGACTCTGGCGGATGTTTCATTAGCTGATGCGCCAATGGACGTGATAAGTAGCCAGTCTTACATGACCGAAGGCCGTCAGGTACCATTGCCATTCTCGCTGACTTACTCGCCATCAGAGATCAAACCAGGCCACACCTACAACGTGAGCGCGCGCATCGAAGTCGACGGCGAACTGATCTTCATCAGCGACGCCGCTACCCATGTGATTAACGACCCGGCGAAAACCCAGAATGTAGAAGTGCAAGTGGTCAGCGCGGTGCGCTAA